CGAGGAACGTTTTAAAAAAATTGAATCCTGGACACGAGCGCGATTCCCGATGGTCGAGGATATTCTTTATCAGTGGTCCGGTCAGGTCATGGAACCTGTTGATGGAATGGCTTTCATTGGCCGTAATCCCATGGATAAAGACAATGTTTACATCATTACAGGAGACTCTGGTAATGGCATGACTCATTCAACTTTGGGAGCAATATTAGTCACGGATCTCATCATGGGAAGGGAAAACTCTTGGGAAGACCTTTACAATCCATCGCGAATTTCTTTAAAAGCTTCCGCGGAATTTCTCAAAGAGAACGGAAACGTGGCGGCCCAGTACGGCGATTGGGTGACGACAAAGCCAAAAACACCATTGGCGGATCTGCAAGAAGGCGAAGGCACCGTTTTTCGAGCAGGTGCGAAAATGGTGGCGGCCTATAAAGATGACTCCGGTGATATGCATTTCATGTCAGCAGCGTGCACACACTTAGGTTGTCTCGTGGGTTGGAATAATGTTGAAAAATCTTGGGACTGTCCTTGTCACGGATCGCGTTTTGACTGTGCGGGAAAAGTGATTGAAGGACCTGCCATTGCAGATCTAAAAAAATTAGACTTGCTTACTGAAGAGCCAAGACCTTCAAAAGATCTTCGACTTTGATTTGCTCCATGCATTGCGGGTCGACATTATCCATGTCAGGAATTTCCGGCATAAAGATATGAACGTCTTTTCCGCGAGCAGCCCAACGACGAGGATGTTGAACGCGCACCGGAGAATAAATTCCTAAAACAGTAGCACCTAAAGAAGCTGCCATATGCGCAACGCCCGTACTTGGCACAACAACAGCCTTGGCATCTTTAAGTATCGTAAAAAGCTCTGCGGGTTTTAATTGGTTCTGCAAAGAAAGAACATGGCGGTTGCTTTTAAAATGTTCTTTGATGTCTTTAAGCCAAGATTCATCCGCCGGAGTTCCCGTGAGCACCACTTGAGTCGTCTTAGAAACTTCCTCGATCAATTCGATGTACTTTGGAATTGGCCAATTTAATGCAGATCCCGCCATACCAGGATGAACGACGACATATTTTTTAATCGCCAGTTTGTACTTATCTAAAAGCGCGATGTTTTCAGGAGCTGTGAGTTTTAAAATCGGTGTCTTTTCTTGCAAAAGATCTTCTTCAATATCAAAAGCATGAAGCAAAAGATCTAGATTGTAGTCCGCTTCATGTTGGGTCGCAAGACTGCGGCGCTGGCGAAGCCCTCGGTTGAGAAACAGAAAACTGTGCCACTGGGATTTGACTCCCGCACGCGTAGGAACATTCTCAGCCCACAATGCGTAACTCACCCACCACGGAGCTTGAAAGCTCACAGCGACGTCGGGTTTGTACTCACGAAGAAATTTACGAAGAACGTGAAGGGAATCTTTCCAATTCTCTTTAGAAAGTTCGATGTACTTACGTTTGGGATCGGCATTATCAGGAACAAATCCCAAACCCTTAGAGATTACCCACCGAACATCGCAGTCTTTCAAAAAAGAAACCTGATCAACACACATGGTGCAGATCAGGTCGCCTATTTTGTCGAGTCTAATTAAGAGAACTTTTTTCATCGTCCAGTTCCGCGGGCTACCGCCCGCTGCATCCGGCGCGTCCGCGCTATTGGTAAGTATCCATCGGAGGGCATGAGCAGACAAGATTTCTGTCGCCATAGGCGTTATCAACACGTCCTACTGCTGGCCAGAATTTGTTAGCGCGCAACCATTCCAATGGGTAAACGGCTTCTTCACGAGAATACGGATGATTCCATTCAGGCTTCATCAACATTTGAGCCGTGTGTGGAGCGTTCTTAAGGGCGTTGTTCTCTTTATCCATTTTTCCAGATTCAATCGCCGCGATTTCTTTGCGGATTGTGATCATAGAATCAATGAAACGATCGAGTTCCTTTTTAGATTCAGATTCTGTCGGCTCGATCATCAAAGTTCCCGCAACAGGGAAGCTCATTGTCGGAGCGTGGAACCCGAAGTCCATCAAACGTTTCGCAACGTCCGTCACGTCAATGCCCGAAGTTTTCTTAATTTCGCGAACATCCACGATACACTCATGGGCTACAAGACCGTTTTTACCTTTGTAAAGAACAGGGAAGTGCGGCTCTAGTTTTTTCGCGATGTAATTGGCACTCAAGATACTTACAAGAGTCGCTTTTCTTAAACCTTCAGCACCCATCATCGTGATGTAAGCCCAAGAGATCGGCAAAATACTTGCGCTTCCCCAAGGAGCTGACGTCACCGCCGAAATTCCTTTTGCAGGACCCGCTTCAGGAACCAAAGAGTGTGTTGGTAAGAACTCTTTTAAGTGAGCGGCTACACCGATCGGACCCACACCCGGTCCGCCACCACCGTGAGGGATCGAGAAGGTTTTGTGTAAATTCATGTGAGAAACGTCAGGACCAAACACACCTGGACGGCACATGCCCACAAGAGCATTCATGTTCGCGCCATCCATGTAAACTTGTCCGCCGTTGTCGTGAACGATTTTGCAAATCTCAACGATACCTTCTTCAAACACACCGTGTGTAGAAGGATAAGTGATCATCAACGCCGCCAAATTATTGCGATGTTGTTCTGCTTTTGCTTTTAGATCCGCAATATCAACGTTACCTTGATCATCCGTTGCCACAACCACGACTTGCATATTCGCAAGGGCCGCAGACGCCGGATTGGTTCCGTGAGCCGAAGAAGGAATCAAGCAGATGTTTCTGTGGCTGTCACCGCGAGATTGGTGGTATTTACGAATCACCAGAAGACCCGCATATTCACCTTGAGATCCTGCATTCGGTTGCAAGCTCACGCCCGCAAAGCCAGTGATGTCCGACAATTTCTTTTCCAGATCGTGGATCATTTCAATCAAACCCGCGGCTTGAGATGTTGGCGCAAACGGATGAAGTTTGCTGATCTCTGGCCATGAAACTGGAACAAGCTCTGTTGTCGCATTCAGTTTCATTGTGCAAGACCCAAGCGGGATCATAGAGTGAGTCAAAGTTAAATCTTTGTTTTGCAAAGCGTGGATGTAACGAAGCATCTCTGTTTCGCTATGGTGAGAGTTAAACACCACGTGAGTCAAATACGGAGAAGTGCGAGTGAGTTTCGTTGGAATCTCAATGTCTTTCAGAGCTTCATCCACAGACAACGCTGTGAATCCTGCCATGTTACCAAGATTGAACGCGGCCCAGATCATCTCAACATCTTCAAGAGTTGTTGTCTCATTCAAAGAGATTCCCAACTTGTTGTTACCAAAGTTGCGGAAGTTGATTTGCATTTTGTCTGCTTGAGCGACAATCGCAGCGGCTTTGTCTGTTGTTACTGTGATCGTGTCAAAGAACGGAGTTTTCGCAACGTTCATTCCAAGTTTCGTCAAACCTTCAGCCAAGATTCCTGTCAAACGTTGTACACGCAATGCGATTTTCTTAAGTCCTTGAGGACCGTGGTAAATCGCATACATCGAAGCCATATTCGCCAAAAGAACTTGCGCTGTACAAATGTTCGAAGTCGCTTTTTCACGACGGATGTGTTGCTCACGAGTTTGCAAAGCAAGACGCAAAGCTGTTTTCCCTTGAGAGTCCACGCTCACGCCGACAAGACGGCCTGGCATCAAACGCTTGTAAGAATCTTTTGTTGCCAAGAAGCCCGCGTGAGGACCACCGAAACCAAGTGGCACACCAAAACGCTGAGAGTTACCCACAGCCATATCAGCACCCCATTCTCCTGGAGGAGTCAGAAGTGTCATCGCAAGCAAATCCACAGACGCAGTTACAAGAGCTCCGTGGTCTTTATATTTTTTTGCAAGATCAGCGTAGTCTTCAACTGCGCCATTTGTGTTTGGATATTGGAAGAACACACCAAACACTGGTTTTGCGAAATCATATTTCGCCGGATCCATCACGATCATTTCAAAACCCAAGGGCTCAGCACGTGTGCCAAGAACTTCGATCACATGAGGGTGCATTTCTGGAGACACGATGAAGGCATTCGCTTTGTTTTTGCAAAGGGAGTGCGCCATGAACATCGCCTCTGCCGCGGCAGTTCCTTCATCAAGCAAAGAAGCATTTGAAATCTCCATGCCTGTCAGATCAGAAACCATTGTTTGGAAATTCAAAAGAGCTTCCAAGCGGCCTTGAGAAATTTCCGGCTGGTAAGGAGTGTAGGCTGTGTACCACACCGGATTTTCAAAGATGTTTCTTTGAATCACAGTCGGAGTGATAGTGTCGTGGTAACCCATGCCGATATAAGTTTTATAAACTTTGTTTTTTGAAACCATCGATTTCAAATGATTCAAAAGTCCGTATTCAGAGATTCCTGGGCCTACATCTTCGTACTTGTGTTGCGTGCGAATTTGTTGAGGGATGACTTTATCAGCCATCTGATCTAAAGAATTAAAACCCAAAGTTTTCAGCATCGTGTGGATGTCTGCATCTGTGGGACCAATGTGACGGGGAGTGAATTCGTTACGGGGAGATAAATCGGCAATTTTCATGTGCACCTCAATGACGCCCCCGAGACTAGCACACGCCCCCTAGTCTATGAAAGTTTTGTAAGGGGAGCGGGTAGGCTAATGCGAGGCGAAATAGCGTATTTTTTGGCCTTTTGCGAATATCATACTGGCTCCGAGGCAGAAAACGAGTCCACCAAGGCTAACGGCAGGCCATTTTCCCCAACTCCAAAGCTGGGAGCCGATATAGGAACCGAGGCTTCCTCCGATAAAATAGAAGAAGACATAGATGGAGCTAAGGCGGGATCTAGCTTCAGCCGAGATCTCAAACATGCGCGTTTGATTTGAAATATGCGCCACCTGAATTCCCAAATCCAAAATTAAAACGCCTAAGATAATTCCAACGACGAATGTTGATGACAGAGCCAGAATCGCAAACGCCGCCATTGAACAGTAAAGCCCTAAACGAATTGTCGCCGCTGTCCCTTTTTTATCGGCGTATCTGCCAGCCAAGGGAGCAGCGAGTGCGCCGATCATTCCCAACGCCCCGAAGAGTCCGATTGTTTGCGGAGAATAATTAAATGGTTCTGCTTCAAGTAAGAACGTCAATGTTGTCCAAAATGCAGAGAAAGAACCAAAAAGAATCGCACCCATCATCGCAGCTTCACGCACGAGTTGAAAATCGCGAATCAGTTCGAGTGTCGATCTTAACAATGCTTTGTAGCTACCGTGAAATTGTGGTTCTGAAGCTGGTAAAGCCCATTGAGTGACCAATGCTAAGATCAAGTTCACGGCACCCGCAAAGATAAAAATACTCTGCCAACCTAAGTGTTGAGCCATGAATCCAGAAAGAGTTCGCGCCATCAAAGAGCCCAGTAGAATTCCCGAAAGCACAGTGCCGACCACTTTACCGCGCTCTTCAGGTCGAGCGAGATTTGCAGAAAATGGAATTAGCACGGTTGCTGAAACATTGAAGAAACCCATCACAAAACTCAACGCACAAAGAACCGCAAAGTTGGGACTAAACGCAATTGCCAAGGCCAAAGATCCCGCGGCCGTCATACTTACTTGCAAAAGTTTACGACGCTCCATCATGTCGCCAAGTGGAACTAATAACAAAATGCCAATAGCATAACCAATCAAAGTCAAAGCGGGGATAAGAGAAACTGTTTTTTCAGCAACACCAAATTCACGAGCTAAAATTCCAAGAAGAGGCTGATTGTAGTAGAGGTTGCCGATCACCAGGATGCAAGTGACAACCATGAATAAAACTTGAGAGCGTGAGACACCTTTACCCATAAGCCTTAGGGGTAAACGATCTAAAGATGAATATCAATTCAGTTTGCGATTTGAGAATGGCAATCAGCGAAAATTTTCTTGCGAGGAGTTCCTCTTTCGCAAGAATGCACAAGTTCACGAAGAACTTTCAACTTTTCGGTGTCTTGCTTCATCGAATCGAAGCGCGCACTCATGCTCGAAATTTCTTTAAGAACAGCAAACTCCAAATGCACAGCAAGACCGAATTTATCGACTTCTTTGCCTTGTTTTTGCGCGAGTTCAATTTGTTTTAAAACGAATCTCAATGACGGTGGGAAAAGGCGAGAAAGAAAATCGATTTCTTCCAACTTTATTCGGAAGACAGGATCTTGCAAGGCGCGCGTGCCTTCTTGTTTGTAGTAGGACGCGAGATAAGCACTGCGCTCGGTCCTCATGCGTTCACGATCTAAATTAGAGGGATTGCAAAGCGTTGAACAAATTTCCGGCAAAGATCTTTTAGAAATGTCTTCCGCGAGACGATCAAAGATCGCAAACTCTGCGGTGTAGTTGTAGCCAATGCGTGTGACCTCTTTCAAATTCGGATTCACGGTCTCTGGATCTTTCGCAGTTTCCTCAAGACTTGGCAGCATCGAAGCTTTTGCGACAGGCATTTTCTTCGCGGGCTTGGCTTCAGGAGCCTGTGCTTTCACAAGTTGGTCGATGGCGTAATAAGAAATACCTGTTAGTCCGACGATGGCACAAACAACGACGCCCAAAAGGAAGAATCCAAAATATTTGAGAACACTTTTCGCGAACTTCATAGAGACTTGAATTTACTAATCTGGCTTTAAAAATGCAAAAAAATATCAGGATGATATTTTTTCGCGTAAGCCCCGAAGGGGTTGGAGGCAGGATGCCGGAAACAAAAGCGAGTTCTGCTCTTGCAGGACTCGCTTTTTAGAAGATCTCTTATCCGATTGTCCGAAAGGAGATCCGAAATGACCAAACGCTATAGGTCTTTTCGGACAATCTTAAGAATACTTAAACAGATTCTTTTGATCGTCCTAACTATTGTTAGAATTATTAAAGAGTTGAAATAGGTTCAAGGGGTTGCGCGACAGCGTCTCCAACAAGTAACGTGACTGAAGTCCAAAGGACAGGACTATAAATCCTCGGATGGAATTTTCATGGAGACTAGACCTGCGGGAGCACTAGACTAGTCTAAAATAAAAAAGGAAGGTGATTAACACCTTCCTTTTTGTTTTCAAACCACAAAAAAATCTTAAGCTCTTTTAGCCGCTTTTTTTGTTGTCTTACGAGCTACTTTTTTCGTAGCTGCTTTTTTAGTCGTCGCAGGTTTTGCTTTTGCAGGCGCTTTTTTCGCAGAAGTCTTTTTCATTGTTTTCTTGAAAAGAGTTTTTTCAAGTTTCGTCTTTTGCGCGATCGCTTTCTTTTTGTAAGCTGCGATGTTTTTTTCCAAACCATCCGCAGATTTTTTAATTTTAGCGATTGTGCTGTTCACTTCTTTTTCAAGTTTCGCTTCAGAAGTGCCAAGGACTTTCACGATCTCTTGGTATTTCTTCCAAGCAAGTTCGATCTTTTCATCTTTTTGTTGATCGAAACGGTCTTTCAACTCAGACTCTTTTTTCTTAATTTCGTCGTTGAGTTTTTGGAAGCTTTCAAGAAGGTTTTGAACACCTTTTGCTCCAGAGATATTTTCCAAAATTTTTTGAAATGCTGCTGTAGCCATCACAGCCTCCTTTTTGATTAAGTCCAGTTCCGCGAGCGGAGCTCGCTCCACATCCTGCGGTCAAGCCGCACCATACACCGAAAGAGGGGCGAAATGAAGCCCCTCCTCTTAAATTGTTTCGGGCTCCTGCCCGAAACCCCTTCGGGGCTGGCGCGTAAAAATCCCATCCCGGGATTTTTATGACTCAAACTTAATAGTTTCCAGCCAAACTTCGCGCTGGGCGGAGAACTGACCTGGGAATTTCTCAAGGCCTTTCTCACGCAATTTCATCGCATATTCAGTCATGTAGAGCTTCAGGTGCTCTTCATCTTTGAGTTTATAGATGATTTTAACGTCTTTACTCGAGGCTTCGAGGCTTCCACCCTTACGCAGGCACAATTCCGCACCCAAGAAACCCGGGCAAGCGAGCATTTCTTTGATGTGTTCAGTTTTAAGCCATTCAACGTACTCAGCATAAGCTTCGTGTCGAACCATCAAGTGGACCATATACGTAACCATGGGACTCCCTAAAGCGTGAATTTAAAGTCCTTGATTAGCATACCGGGAACCTTTTTTCCACCGAAAGCGCGGCTTTCATAGGTAGAAACCATCGGATCGACCTCTTGGAAGTCCGTGACGGCCAAAAGATTTTCGCCAAGGCAGTCGTAAAGGCTCTCATCAAAACGCAAATCCGCAATGGGAGCGACGATTTCGCCGTTTTCCACCCAGAAACACGCATAACGAGTCATTCCGGTAATACGAGCATTCATACGATCTGACCAGTTCAAATAGTGAAGATTTGACAGGTAAAGACCCGTGCCGAGTTCCTTTAAGATCTCTTCGCGTTTCAGTCCACCCGGCAGAATCTCCATCGCACGAGGATATTCACCGACATCCGCCGCATTTCCTTGAACGCCGTACTCTTTGGCAGAACGAGAGCTTGTCAGGAAATTCTTAAGCTCACCGTGAGAAATCAAATCCATTGTTTCCGGAGCCAATTCACCCAAAGAATTAAAACGGTGAGTCAGACCCATGCCGTAGTTCTCACGCAAGGAAAACTTCTGCGACAAAGTTTTTTCTTTGTCGGCAAGTTTCTGCATGGAGCTTCCACCTTGTTTGTAACCATTAAAGCTCAAAGAACCCCAAGAGAACATCGAAGCCATTTCAGCCACAGCTCCCGGAGCCAAGTAAGTGCGATAAGCACCTGGCTTTAAAGTCATCTTTGGACGCTCCATCAAGCGCAATTGATTTTTACTTTGTGCTAAGTTCGCATCGAAATCTTTTTGATTCCAAGCTGTGCCCGCATAGATCGACTTCACGGCTTTTTCACCCATATAAAGTGAATAATCCATAAAGAAGTTTTCTGTCGCAAACCAGTGACTTTGCCCCTTGGAATTTTTATTTCCCGTTAAAAGAGGACCACCACAATAAAGTCCCGCAAGGTCCGTTCCCTGAGCAGGGGCCGTGATTGCAGCAATGACTTTTTCATCCGCCAACAAGTCACCTTTAAACGTGTTGTCACTTGTGCCGTTGTTCGTAAGAGCCACTTGGTAAGGATCTTCCGGCAAAAGGTCACACTCTTTGCGAGCTTGTTCGAGCCAATGATCCGCGCGTTTTTTATCTTCGTCGGCTTGGCCCGTAATAGAAAAACTTAAGTTCGCAGTCTTCCCATTTTTTTGCAAAGTTAGACCCAGAGTTCTTTGTTCAACATGTGTGTTCTGACGAACTTTGTTGCCGTTAAAACGCACGAACAAAGATTCTTCTGCATTCAAATTAATATTAGCGTCTTCGCCGTTTTTCAAATTTCCAAGCAAGTGATCAGCAACAGCGTTGAAGGCTATTTTCATATTCTCAGTAAAATTCATACTACGCTCCAAAAACTTCGACGTTGCCGAAGAGACAGTAAGGAGTTGTGTGACCCACACGGATCACTTGGTTTGGTTCACCTTTTCCGCAGAATGGAGAACCGTAAGTCTCACGATTTGCACTGACAGCTTTCAAACTATTCCAGAACTTCACAGTCGTTCCGCGATAGTTTGGATTTTTCAAAGTCTTCGTGATTTTTCCGTTTTCGATCAACTTCGCATACTCGCAACCGAACTGGAATTTGTTGCGGTAGTCGTCGATGGACCAAGACTTGTTGGCCATCATGAAAACACCGCGCTCAACGGAAGCAATCATATCTTCAAATTTCGTTGTGCCAGCTTCTAAGTTGATATTCGCCATACGATCAATCGGAGCACGATTCCAAGAAGCTGAACGGAAATTTGCTACCCCTGGGAGGTTCAGGCGAGATTGCGATTCCAAACCGCCAAGACCGCGCACCAAAACGCCGTCCTTGATCAAAAACTCTTTCGTCGCTTTGTATCCAGAGTCATCAAACGCATAAGAAGCCATGGCATCAGAGATCGTCGGATCAAACGTCACGTTCATGAGTTTTGAACCGTATTGCAATTTTCCGAAGTCATCTGGTTTTACAAAACTCCAACCCGCATAGTTGCGCTCGTCACCTAAAATACGATCGTACTCAAGCGGGTGACCGATGGACTCATGCACTTGCAAAGTCATTTGGTCTGGAGCTAGCAATAAATCCATCGCAGTGTCAGGGCAGTTTTCAGCACCCAACAATTCAACGGCTTCTTCCGCGATTCTTTTAGCACGTTCTAAAATGGAAGCACGGTTGAAAACCTCAGCTCCGATTTGCAAACAGCGAGCAAGACCGCCGTTGTCTGAACGAGTTTGCGTTTCTCCGCCAGCTCCGGCTGTGGCAGAAAAGTCTGTGCTTACGATTGAGAAATTTTGATAAACTTCAGAACCTGAAGAACTTGCAGATTGGAATTCTGTTTCCACGATCATCGTGTTTGCGGAACGATTCATAATTTTGTCGGAAACTTTCATGGCGCGAGTGGCGTCCACGAAAATATCGGTAATTTCTTTTGCTGAAAAAGAATCCAACGGTTTCACCACAGGAGATTTGTAAGAACCCTTCGCCGTTGGACGTTGAGCTAGGGAGAACTCGTGGACTTTTTGAGAGGACGCAGCTTTCGCCATCGTGACGGCTTTAGCTAGAGCTCTTTTGATACCGCCTTCACTCAAATCCGTCGTTCCTGCAAATCCGAAATGGCCGTTTACCAAAACTTCAACCATGATTCCTTGATCGAAAGAGATGTGATTGCGATCCGTTTTTTCATCACGAACCATGCGCCAAGTTGTTTTTTCAGTGACGAGACGTAAATTGACCCAGTCCGCATCGTTTCGTACCGAATTGAGGGTGCGTTGCAAATCGAGCATCTGTGGCCCCTTTCCTTAATGTAATTCAACACTTCCAATAAAGGATGCTACCTAAAAATACAACCCGGAAACGTCCAGTTGTGAAAAGTCGCATCGAGTAATACTTCGCAGGACCGCTGAGGGAACTGGTAGCAAAACTTCCTGGCAAGCCGTTTGCTTTATATGGGATGCAGGGAGGTTCTGGTGTCATAAAGACCCAGAGTAAAAAGAGGCAGATTATGAGAATCCTTTACGCTCTAATAACAACAATGATGATCGCAATGTTAACTCACCTCGCGTCGGCTCAAGCAGCCATTCCATCCGTGCCGTCTTGCACGATGGCGAGCGAGGGAATTTATAACGGAGCGTGGGTGAAGCACCGTATCGTTGTGAATGAAGACGTTTTGGGCGGCGCAAACGACATGGATTCGATCCTCTCCCAACTTGAAAACTTGCGCACTCAGGGACTTTGCCGCTAAGTCTCGCTTATTTTGTACCGCTGAAAGATTTTATTTCCGAAGATGTTGGAGAAACTCCGTATCGGGAAGGCGGCTTGCAGTAACGAGGCGCCTCTTCATTAGAACAACCGTAGATCGCGCGAATCTTAGGGTGAGCGAAGTATATTTTGTTGATTCTGTCCTTAAAAGACGAATGGACATCTCGCTTATCTCCATAAAAATGTATATCCGTTCGTGTCGCTCCAAAAACCATTTCTTGTTCTAGAAGATCTTTCTTCTCCTGTTGAGTTAACTTTGGATTATCTAAGATGGTCTTAACCATAAGTTCCACCCCAAACCAATCACAGAATGCTTCAGCAATACGATCGGTGCTAAAGCCAAAACAAATTTCGTTTGTACGAGGTTTGCCAACAGGTTGAGCGTAAATCGATTCCGGCGAGCGCAAGCAAGAGACCACCTCTTTAAAAGGATATTTTCCTTCGGCATTGTTCGGCCTCAAGGAAGAATTCATTGTTGCAGTATATTCAAGATTGTTGTTGTAACAGGGATCTATGCGGTGACCTAGCTCGTGGCCAATAACGGAGATATGTGACCGAGAAAGAAGAAGATTTCCTGTACCAATTTCAACCCGGTTTAAGTGCGCCCTAAACTGACCACCTTCGTATGCATTCGAGGCGCCATCATCGAGATCGACATAATCACTGGCTTGCACCTTTAAAGAGCTCACATAGCTCTTATAATTCTCTCTAAGGACCGGATCCAAAATAGTGTCTTCAAGAAATTCATCAGCGGCCTTTTTGGTTAAGCCCGCTTGTTGTGTTAAGTATTCATATACATTTTCTTTCAGA
This region of Bdellovibrio sp. BCCA genomic DNA includes:
- a CDS encoding DUF4286 family protein, with the translated sequence MVTYMVHLMVRHEAYAEYVEWLKTEHIKEMLACPGFLGAELCLRKGGSLEASSKDVKIIYKLKDEEHLKLYMTEYAMKLREKGLEKFPGQFSAQREVWLETIKFES
- the gcvP gene encoding aminomethyl-transferring glycine dehydrogenase, whose protein sequence is MKIADLSPRNEFTPRHIGPTDADIHTMLKTLGFNSLDQMADKVIPQQIRTQHKYEDVGPGISEYGLLNHLKSMVSKNKVYKTYIGMGYHDTITPTVIQRNIFENPVWYTAYTPYQPEISQGRLEALLNFQTMVSDLTGMEISNASLLDEGTAAAEAMFMAHSLCKNKANAFIVSPEMHPHVIEVLGTRAEPLGFEMIVMDPAKYDFAKPVFGVFFQYPNTNGAVEDYADLAKKYKDHGALVTASVDLLAMTLLTPPGEWGADMAVGNSQRFGVPLGFGGPHAGFLATKDSYKRLMPGRLVGVSVDSQGKTALRLALQTREQHIRREKATSNICTAQVLLANMASMYAIYHGPQGLKKIALRVQRLTGILAEGLTKLGMNVAKTPFFDTITVTTDKAAAIVAQADKMQINFRNFGNNKLGISLNETTTLEDVEMIWAAFNLGNMAGFTALSVDEALKDIEIPTKLTRTSPYLTHVVFNSHHSETEMLRYIHALQNKDLTLTHSMIPLGSCTMKLNATTELVPVSWPEISKLHPFAPTSQAAGLIEMIHDLEKKLSDITGFAGVSLQPNAGSQGEYAGLLVIRKYHQSRGDSHRNICLIPSSAHGTNPASAALANMQVVVVATDDQGNVDIADLKAKAEQHRNNLAALMITYPSTHGVFEEGIVEICKIVHDNGGQVYMDGANMNALVGMCRPGVFGPDVSHMNLHKTFSIPHGGGGPGVGPIGVAAHLKEFLPTHSLVPEAGPAKGISAVTSAPWGSASILPISWAYITMMGAEGLRKATLVSILSANYIAKKLEPHFPVLYKGKNGLVAHECIVDVREIKKTSGIDVTDVAKRLMDFGFHAPTMSFPVAGTLMIEPTESESKKELDRFIDSMITIRKEIAAIESGKMDKENNALKNAPHTAQMLMKPEWNHPYSREEAVYPLEWLRANKFWPAVGRVDNAYGDRNLVCSCPPMDTYQ
- a CDS encoding glycosyltransferase family 9 protein encodes the protein MKKVLLIRLDKIGDLICTMCVDQVSFLKDCDVRWVISKGLGFVPDNADPKRKYIELSKENWKDSLHVLRKFLREYKPDVAVSFQAPWWVSYALWAENVPTRAGVKSQWHSFLFLNRGLRQRRSLATQHEADYNLDLLLHAFDIEEDLLQEKTPILKLTAPENIALLDKYKLAIKKYVVVHPGMAGSALNWPIPKYIELIEEVSKTTQVVLTGTPADESWLKDIKEHFKSNRHVLSLQNQLKPAELFTILKDAKAVVVPSTGVAHMAASLGATVLGIYSPVRVQHPRRWAARGKDVHIFMPEIPDMDNVDPQCMEQIKVEDLLKVLALQ
- a CDS encoding TldD/PmbA family protein, yielding MKIAFNAVADHLLGNLKNGEDANINLNAEESLFVRFNGNKVRQNTHVEQRTLGLTLQKNGKTANLSFSITGQADEDKKRADHWLEQARKECDLLPEDPYQVALTNNGTSDNTFKGDLLADEKVIAAITAPAQGTDLAGLYCGGPLLTGNKNSKGQSHWFATENFFMDYSLYMGEKAVKSIYAGTAWNQKDFDANLAQSKNQLRLMERPKMTLKPGAYRTYLAPGAVAEMASMFSWGSLSFNGYKQGGSSMQKLADKEKTLSQKFSLRENYGMGLTHRFNSLGELAPETMDLISHGELKNFLTSSRSAKEYGVQGNAADVGEYPRAMEILPGGLKREEILKELGTGLYLSNLHYLNWSDRMNARITGMTRYACFWVENGEIVAPIADLRFDESLYDCLGENLLAVTDFQEVDPMVSTYESRAFGGKKVPGMLIKDFKFTL
- a CDS encoding actin-binding protein; translation: MATAAFQKILENISGAKGVQNLLESFQKLNDEIKKKESELKDRFDQQKDEKIELAWKKYQEIVKVLGTSEAKLEKEVNSTIAKIKKSADGLEKNIAAYKKKAIAQKTKLEKTLFKKTMKKTSAKKAPAKAKPATTKKAATKKVARKTTKKAAKRA
- a CDS encoding TldD/PmbA family protein; the protein is MLDLQRTLNSVRNDADWVNLRLVTEKTTWRMVRDEKTDRNHISFDQGIMVEVLVNGHFGFAGTTDLSEGGIKRALAKAVTMAKAASSQKVHEFSLAQRPTAKGSYKSPVVKPLDSFSAKEITDIFVDATRAMKVSDKIMNRSANTMIVETEFQSASSSGSEVYQNFSIVSTDFSATAGAGGETQTRSDNGGLARCLQIGAEVFNRASILERAKRIAEEAVELLGAENCPDTAMDLLLAPDQMTLQVHESIGHPLEYDRILGDERNYAGWSFVKPDDFGKLQYGSKLMNVTFDPTISDAMASYAFDDSGYKATKEFLIKDGVLVRGLGGLESQSRLNLPGVANFRSASWNRAPIDRMANINLEAGTTKFEDMIASVERGVFMMANKSWSIDDYRNKFQFGCEYAKLIENGKITKTLKNPNYRGTTVKFWNSLKAVSANRETYGSPFCGKGEPNQVIRVGHTTPYCLFGNVEVFGA
- a CDS encoding MFS transporter — translated: MGKGVSRSQVLFMVVTCILVIGNLYYNQPLLGILAREFGVAEKTVSLIPALTLIGYAIGILLLVPLGDMMERRKLLQVSMTAAGSLALAIAFSPNFAVLCALSFVMGFFNVSATVLIPFSANLARPEERGKVVGTVLSGILLGSLMARTLSGFMAQHLGWQSIFIFAGAVNLILALVTQWALPASEPQFHGSYKALLRSTLELIRDFQLVREAAMMGAILFGSFSAFWTTLTFLLEAEPFNYSPQTIGLFGALGMIGALAAPLAGRYADKKGTAATIRLGLYCSMAAFAILALSSTFVVGIILGVLILDLGIQVAHISNQTRMFEISAEARSRLSSIYVFFYFIGGSLGSYIGSQLWSWGKWPAVSLGGLVFCLGASMIFAKGQKIRYFASH